The genomic stretch CAGTCATTATTGGATTTGCAGTCTTCTTGAAATCGTAGTATCCGTCTTTCTTGTATATGTCGTCTAGCTTAATTGTTTGCTTTCTCACAAGCCAGAAATCAGCCACTACTACACCTGCTACTGGTCCAAGGAATGCTCCGTATCCTAATAACCATGTCCAAATGTATGCATTTGGATCTGCCAAGAATCTCCAAGGCTGCATTAGTATACCTACCAAGCTTATGATAATAGTTGTAACTTCCCAGTTTAGTTTCTTTGGATATACGTGCATTACGTCGTTAATTGGAGCGACCATGTTTGCTGCAATATTTGTTGTAAGTGTTGCTAATATGACGAATATCAATCCAACGTAGATGAAAAATACGCTTCCAGTTTTAATCATCAAGGCTACAGGATCCCAGATTGCGGTGCCGTATATAACGACGGTTGCTGATGTAACTGCTACTCCGATAAATGAGTATAAGGTCATTGTTGTTGGCATTCCAACTGATTGACCGATATACTGAACCTTCTGATTCTTAGCGAACCTTGTCAAGTCCGATATGTTAATAGCCAAAGTTGCCCAGTATGCCACCATTGCTGTTAAGAATGCTGGCCATATTGCAAAGGATGCTGTTGTTGGCTGGCTTAAAATCGGCCCCCAACCACCTGCGTTCGAATACCCCCACCAGAGTAAACCTAGTCCGATGAGTAGTAATACAGGTGCTGCAAGATCGTTTAACCATTTTACACCTGGTGCAGATTTACCGGGCGAAGAGTAGTAACAAATTGCAACTGTCATTATCCATGAGATCATAAAGGATATGACTGTGTGCGTATTTAGCCCGAAAAAGGGAACAGTTCCTGCCATTCCACCGTATCCTAGAGGGCTCAATTCGACTAATATACCATCAATTGCAAATGCCATAATCATTGTCTGGATTCCAAACCATCCTATAGCAACGATAGCCCTTAGCAAAGCTGGAATATTGGCTCCATAAATACCAAATGCACTTCTCAAGAAAACAGGAAACGGTATGCCGTACTTTGCTCCGGCGAAGGAGTTAAGAACCATTGGAATCAATACTATAATTTGACCTAGAGCGATAGTACCAACTACGACTGCCCAGTTGAATCCAGCGTCAACCATACTTGCACCTAGCATCCATGTTGGAACACATACTGACATTCCTACCCATATAGCAATGTACTCGTAGTATCCCCACGTTCTTTTTGCAAAGGGAACTGGTGCTAAGTCTTTGTTGTAAAACTGAGAATCAGGCATTGCTTCAGTAAGTTCGAATCTACCGTCCATTTCTCTAACAATAGACTTTGCCATCTTTTTACCTCCATTTTTTTGCCGAACTTATTGTCGACGTATTATTAAGTATTCCGATATTTAAAAATGTTTTGGTAGATTATTAGTTTAAATGAAATATAATTGGATAAGTGTGTAATAAAATAGCCAATAATCGAAAAACCTTTCAAATTATGTTGAAAATGTAATTTCAATGAAATATATCAGGATAAGATTACTTAGACTATTGTTGAAATCTAGAAAAATTTATAAAACTAGGAATATACAATAAATTGTGGCATCGACAATATTAATTAATTTGATTTTTACTGTAATAATATCTGTAATGGCTTACTTAAAATATCTAAGAGCAAAGAAAGACATTTACAAATACTTTGCAATAGGTTTTGCACTTTTTTCAATTCCTTCTCTCATGAGTGTATTTAGAATTTTGTTTTATGGAAGGAGTGAAATAGATCTGATAATCAACATCATAGGATACATTGCAATTATCTATGGATTAATGAATAGATAAAAAATTTTTAGAAAAAATTTGGTAGCGGGGAGTGGATTTGAACCACTGGCCTGCGGGTTATGAGCCCGCCGGGCACTCCTAGCTGCCCTACCCCGCTAGAATAAACATAAGCGGACCCGGAGGGATTCGAACCCTCGATCTACGGCTTAGAAGGCCGTCGCCTTATCCGCTGGGCTACGGGTCCCGGTGCCTTAGATTATAGTGTAATCTTTGTTGGCTACTTATAAATGTTTCTCTCAAAAATAAAGTTTAAAATTAATGAAGATTAAAGATAATACTCATTTTTTTATCATTTATAGAAATTTTAACAGAATAATATTGAATATTATAAAAATAAATTTATAAGAAAGGCATATAAATTTCAAGGTTAAAAAGATAGATATGTATCGGCCTGCTTATGTTGCCGGGAGTTTTTATCCGGCAGATAAATCATCTCTTCAAAAAATGATTGAAAAGTTTATGGATGCGGCAAAGACAAATATTGATTTTATTGACGAAGGAAGATTTGCAGGCGTGCTCTGCCCTCATGCAGGATACGTTTTTTCCGGCAAAACTCAGGCATATTCATATTATTATTTATCGAATTCACCACCCGAAACTTTTGTAATTCTTGGGCCAAATCACACTGGTTTGG from Methanofastidiosum sp. encodes the following:
- a CDS encoding cytosine permease — encoded protein: MAKSIVREMDGRFELTEAMPDSQFYNKDLAPVPFAKRTWGYYEYIAIWVGMSVCVPTWMLGASMVDAGFNWAVVVGTIALGQIIVLIPMVLNSFAGAKYGIPFPVFLRSAFGIYGANIPALLRAIVAIGWFGIQTMIMAFAIDGILVELSPLGYGGMAGTVPFFGLNTHTVISFMISWIMTVAICYYSSPGKSAPGVKWLNDLAAPVLLLIGLGLLWWGYSNAGGWGPILSQPTTASFAIWPAFLTAMVAYWATLAINISDLTRFAKNQKVQYIGQSVGMPTTMTLYSFIGVAVTSATVVIYGTAIWDPVALMIKTGSVFFIYVGLIFVILATLTTNIAANMVAPINDVMHVYPKKLNWEVTTIIISLVGILMQPWRFLADPNAYIWTWLLGYGAFLGPVAGVVVADFWLVRKQTIKLDDIYKKDGYYDFKKTANPIMTVILAICAALIIYFSTKGLILGTGWPSWITTAVLLLGVLGSMYLGYAKIHGVNMVGAVSMFVGIVVSMGLPLLIPAAGMWTWFIGLFVSLILYYFLYEAWYTKFFGAIPK